One Bifidobacterium angulatum DSM 20098 = JCM 7096 DNA window includes the following coding sequences:
- a CDS encoding starch-binding protein, translating to MHSSTHWHAPTHEKIRAYHKKNTIWKKLAVSVAAVATAIGGVTVTTSAAQAATNRDSYADTVENSTFQAARAKYGLAEQMSEGATLHAWEWSFKTIEQHIPEIAAAGYTSVQTEPISAIHTGNKGKIFTENWYYVYQPTDTTIGNWVMGSESDLKSLCATAHKYGVRIIVDVVANHMTATWNAIADRWKKSDLYHHDCNDGDVQDYNNRYQVTHCKLLSLYDINTSKTETANMMHDYLVQAVNDGVDGFRFDAAKHIELPNEYDGSQYWNIVLNNGAQFQYGEVLQDSISHDADYAKLFANNSRHGGGVTASYYGVKLRGALSSKNLNAGNLNNWDNAAGGNNLVSWVESHDNYSNKPDDYGASMKMSEWEMTMGWGVIGSRSQTMPLYFDRPVGSGGNQPQFAEKSQLGDAGSDSWKDSQVVAVNHFRNKMNNAKAKEYMRNCGDNSCLMVERYIKDGNADSDGVTVVNMNGDKSLAGTETTLDDGTYTDQVNGGTLTVSGGKITSGTAKGGKISVFYNSNLASVSANPTGGSFKTDTTKVTLHASNVTSASYTTSEGSSGSYQDGDTIAIGAKTAVNGIITLKLQGTDKDGKTVSAEYTFTKKDPAAVSIAYAKKPSNWSNLYAYVYVDDSSAATLKQNAKWPGVAMTKVSAGDSCGKDGEYKYEIPDGFDENVRIIFNDGNATNTLKYPADTAEGEDAAGLSIDGTYAWNGDTTASGTWTARSCAVVTVNSVKINQKDFTTDLTNGAKTIKLTATTDPAGVNVSWSSSNEAVAKVASDGTVTPVKAGTAKITAKSGGKSASITVTVTGVPPLDPVGKNTIYATKPSGWGDLYAYVYTGDGATAANNAAWPGVKMTATTASDGCRQANAYRYAVPDDLAKGAKVIFNDGGSNQYPGSREPGIAYDGGIVKWDGATAALPALDCPTDVPVTSVSISGPGVKDGKATVRRNASLQLAATVSPGNATDRTVAWKSGDTAVATVDKAGKVTGVKAGKATITATAGGKSASVEVTVEEPQTTVQITFDAAADLKAGETLYAVGDWGQGKGKIWNRAGGVRLAGADGSYTGTTTVAKGHSVTARLVKVTADGKTEWDKIGDMKATADSSKTVSLKWDENAGKTVGITINAAADLKAGETLYAVGDWGQGKGKIWNRAGGVRLAQSGSIYTGTAKVDRNHAMTFRLIKVDASGRTTWDPTTDRKTTADKTKSIGVTWSINKVNEDGSIPDGNEFYITGKGVENGKLTMQAHHLAELNLVGASTSDKVTWWSDSAAVAVSGTGTVYAVQKGAAKVSAKVGTKIASVDITVEDNSVNKVSSVTITGDGVSNGKLSIVAGKNIQLNATVLPENATNKTVSWTSSNSSVVNVMGTGVLTTAKAGTATITATADGVSAKVAVTVTAAPNPFNDDIVIAGAESGKVIGSEQFQLTAREKDGSSFANVEWSIPDTNLLMFINKGFSKTTTGRTVGLKAQYDLSRHDYVDTVISVKATRTDGTVLTAQKKISVGGSDSVSDSDPLDSLTPSADGLTKTGDNEYTITIPAGSSKHVSVTALPSNARQLPLWKELGGDDTVATVDADGTIYAHKAGTFATSANNYNRYFQLTVVVE from the coding sequence ATGCATTCTTCGACACACTGGCATGCCCCGACGCATGAGAAAATCCGTGCGTATCACAAGAAGAACACCATTTGGAAGAAGCTTGCCGTAAGCGTGGCCGCAGTAGCCACCGCCATCGGCGGCGTCACCGTCACCACTTCGGCGGCACAGGCCGCCACGAACCGCGACAGCTACGCCGATACCGTGGAGAACTCCACGTTCCAGGCCGCACGTGCCAAGTACGGTCTGGCGGAGCAGATGAGCGAAGGCGCCACGCTGCATGCGTGGGAATGGTCGTTCAAGACGATCGAACAGCACATTCCGGAAATCGCGGCAGCCGGCTACACCTCCGTGCAGACCGAGCCGATCTCCGCCATCCACACCGGTAATAAGGGCAAGATCTTCACCGAGAACTGGTACTACGTGTACCAGCCGACCGACACCACCATCGGCAACTGGGTGATGGGTTCCGAATCCGATCTGAAGAGCCTGTGCGCCACCGCACACAAGTACGGCGTGCGCATCATCGTGGACGTGGTCGCCAACCATATGACCGCCACCTGGAATGCCATCGCGGATCGTTGGAAGAAGTCCGACCTGTACCATCACGACTGCAACGACGGCGACGTACAGGACTACAACAACCGTTACCAGGTGACACACTGCAAGCTGCTCAGCTTGTACGACATCAACACCTCGAAGACCGAGACCGCCAACATGATGCATGATTACCTCGTGCAGGCGGTGAACGACGGCGTGGATGGCTTCCGTTTCGACGCGGCCAAGCATATCGAGCTGCCAAACGAATATGACGGCTCCCAGTATTGGAATATCGTGTTGAACAACGGCGCCCAATTCCAGTACGGCGAGGTGCTGCAGGATTCCATTTCCCATGATGCCGATTACGCCAAGCTGTTCGCCAACAACAGCCGTCATGGCGGCGGTGTGACCGCTTCCTACTACGGTGTCAAGCTCCGCGGCGCGTTAAGCTCGAAGAATCTGAATGCTGGCAACCTCAACAATTGGGACAACGCCGCAGGTGGCAACAATCTCGTTTCCTGGGTGGAATCGCACGATAACTATTCCAACAAGCCCGACGATTATGGCGCGTCCATGAAGATGAGCGAATGGGAAATGACTATGGGGTGGGGCGTAATCGGCTCCCGCTCCCAGACCATGCCGCTGTACTTCGATCGACCTGTCGGCTCCGGCGGCAACCAGCCGCAGTTCGCGGAGAAGAGCCAGCTCGGCGATGCCGGCTCCGACTCTTGGAAGGATTCGCAGGTTGTAGCGGTGAATCACTTCCGCAACAAGATGAACAATGCCAAAGCCAAGGAATACATGCGCAACTGCGGTGACAATTCCTGCCTGATGGTCGAACGTTACATCAAGGACGGCAACGCCGATTCCGATGGCGTGACCGTGGTGAACATGAATGGCGATAAGTCGCTGGCTGGCACCGAGACCACGCTGGATGACGGCACCTACACCGACCAGGTGAATGGCGGAACGCTGACCGTCTCCGGTGGCAAGATCACCTCCGGCACCGCCAAGGGTGGCAAGATCAGCGTGTTCTACAACAGCAATCTTGCCAGCGTCTCCGCTAACCCGACCGGCGGTTCCTTCAAGACCGACACCACTAAGGTGACGCTGCACGCCTCCAACGTGACGAGCGCCTCCTACACCACGTCCGAAGGCAGCTCCGGTTCCTACCAGGATGGCGACACCATCGCCATCGGCGCTAAGACCGCGGTCAACGGCATCATCACCCTGAAATTGCAGGGCACCGATAAGGACGGCAAGACCGTCTCCGCCGAATACACCTTCACCAAGAAGGATCCGGCAGCCGTCAGCATCGCCTACGCCAAGAAGCCGAGCAACTGGTCGAACCTGTACGCCTACGTGTACGTGGACGATTCGAGCGCGGCAACGCTCAAGCAGAACGCAAAGTGGCCCGGCGTGGCAATGACGAAGGTCTCCGCAGGAGACAGCTGCGGCAAGGATGGCGAATACAAGTACGAAATCCCTGACGGATTCGACGAGAACGTCCGCATCATCTTCAACGATGGCAATGCCACCAACACGCTGAAGTATCCTGCCGATACCGCCGAAGGCGAGGATGCGGCTGGCCTGTCCATTGACGGCACCTACGCTTGGAACGGCGATACCACCGCTTCCGGCACATGGACGGCTCGTAGCTGCGCCGTTGTTACCGTGAACTCCGTGAAGATCAACCAGAAGGACTTCACTACCGACCTCACCAATGGCGCAAAGACCATCAAGCTCACCGCCACCACCGATCCGGCTGGCGTGAATGTTTCCTGGTCCTCCTCCAACGAAGCCGTTGCGAAGGTCGCATCTGACGGCACGGTCACTCCGGTGAAGGCGGGTACTGCCAAGATCACCGCGAAGTCCGGAGGCAAGTCCGCCTCGATCACCGTCACGGTGACCGGCGTCCCTCCGCTGGATCCGGTCGGGAAGAACACGATCTACGCGACCAAGCCTTCGGGCTGGGGCGACCTGTACGCGTACGTGTACACCGGCGACGGCGCGACCGCGGCGAACAACGCGGCCTGGCCCGGCGTGAAGATGACCGCCACGACGGCATCGGACGGCTGCCGGCAGGCGAACGCGTACAGGTACGCGGTGCCGGACGATCTCGCCAAGGGCGCGAAGGTGATCTTCAACGACGGCGGCTCCAACCAGTACCCGGGTTCCCGCGAGCCGGGCATCGCATATGACGGCGGCATCGTGAAGTGGGACGGCGCCACCGCCGCCCTGCCCGCGCTTGACTGCCCGACCGATGTTCCGGTCACGTCGGTGTCCATCTCCGGTCCGGGCGTGAAGGACGGCAAGGCCACGGTCAGGAGGAACGCGTCGCTACAGCTGGCCGCCACGGTCAGCCCGGGCAACGCGACCGACAGGACCGTGGCGTGGAAGTCCGGCGACACGGCCGTGGCCACGGTCGACAAGGCCGGCAAGGTGACGGGCGTGAAGGCCGGCAAGGCCACGATCACCGCGACCGCGGGCGGCAAGAGCGCCAGCGTCGAGGTCACGGTCGAGGAACCCCAGACCACCGTGCAGATCACGTTCGACGCCGCCGCCGACCTCAAGGCCGGCGAGACCCTGTACGCCGTGGGCGACTGGGGCCAGGGCAAGGGCAAGATCTGGAACCGCGCGGGCGGCGTCAGGCTCGCCGGCGCCGACGGCTCCTACACCGGCACCACGACCGTCGCCAAGGGCCACTCCGTGACCGCCCGCCTCGTGAAGGTCACCGCCGACGGCAAGACCGAGTGGGATAAGATCGGCGACATGAAGGCCACCGCCGACTCGTCCAAGACCGTCAGCCTCAAGTGGGACGAGAACGCCGGCAAGACCGTGGGCATCACGATCAACGCCGCCGCCGACCTCAAGGCCGGCGAGACCCTGTACGCCGTGGGCGACTGGGGCCAGGGCAAGGGCAAGATCTGGAACCGCGCGGGCGGCGTCAGGCTCGCCCAGAGCGGCAGCATCTACACCGGCACCGCCAAGGTGGACAGAAACCACGCCATGACGTTCCGTCTGATCAAGGTCGACGCCAGCGGCAGGACCACATGGGACCCGACCACGGACCGCAAGACCACCGCCGACAAGACCAAGAGCATCGGCGTGACTTGGAGCATCAACAAGGTCAACGAGGATGGAAGCATCCCCGATGGCAACGAGTTCTACATCACCGGAAAGGGTGTGGAGAACGGCAAGCTCACCATGCAGGCCCATCATCTCGCCGAGCTTAACCTCGTTGGAGCCAGCACTTCCGACAAGGTGACTTGGTGGTCCGATAGCGCTGCGGTCGCGGTCTCCGGCACCGGCACCGTGTACGCCGTGCAGAAGGGCGCCGCCAAGGTAAGCGCCAAAGTCGGCACCAAGATTGCTTCGGTAGATATTACCGTGGAAGACAATTCCGTCAACAAGGTCAGCTCCGTAACCATTACCGGAGACGGTGTGTCCAATGGCAAGCTCAGCATCGTAGCAGGAAAAAATATCCAGTTGAACGCTACTGTGCTGCCGGAGAACGCCACCAACAAGACGGTGTCCTGGACATCATCCAACTCCTCGGTCGTCAACGTGATGGGCACTGGTGTTTTAACTACCGCTAAGGCAGGTACAGCCACCATCACAGCCACGGCCGATGGTGTCAGCGCCAAGGTCGCCGTCACTGTAACGGCCGCGCCAAATCCTTTCAATGATGATATCGTCATCGCCGGCGCCGAGAGCGGCAAAGTAATCGGTTCCGAGCAATTCCAACTCACCGCCCGTGAGAAGGATGGCAGCAGCTTCGCAAACGTGGAGTGGAGCATTCCTGACACCAATCTGCTGATGTTCATCAACAAAGGGTTTTCCAAAACGACCACAGGCCGTACTGTAGGTCTCAAAGCTCAGTACGATCTGTCCCGACACGACTACGTCGACACTGTTATCTCAGTCAAGGCGACTCGAACCGACGGCACTGTGTTGACCGCACAGAAGAAGATCTCTGTTGGAGGTTCTGATTCCGTTTCAGACTCAGACCCCCTTGACTCACTCACTCCGAGTGCCGACGGTCTGACGAAAACCGGCGACAATGAATACACCATTACCATTCCAGCCGGCTCGTCAAAGCACGTGTCCGTCACAGCCCTCCCAAGCAACGCCCGTCAGCTGCCCTTGTGGAAGGAACTCGGCGGAGATGATACCGTAGCCACTGTTGATGCCGACGGTACCATTTACGCCCATAAGGCAGGCACCTTCGCGACTAGCGCCAATAACTACAACCGCTACTTCCAGCTCACTGTTGTAGTGGAATAA
- a CDS encoding polysaccharide biosynthesis tyrosine autokinase — translation MTFADIVVIIRKHIATAAICFAVIVGVAGAYAFLAAPQYSATAQVIATYNAAQDGGNSDDITQQNTGGTYVSNQIKSYPTLATTETVLKPVISQLGLDVSVKDLSNQLTVSNPSNTAFVNITATAGDAKQSATIANAVADSLRTIVEHDLYAKGAAAPIKLTVVQRAATPQEPSAPNKKLCIAAGVVLGLIVGIIAALLKDLLRTKVEEASDVRGIVHASALGSIPKNEALEGTRPVIITEPNGSVTEEYRRIRTNIKFLEVNKTPGYGQLLVISSTSPSEGKTTTAVNTAAVLAENGAKVLLIDADLRHPSVAHHLGIEGNVGLAHVLSGQMAPVDVVQNYWKPNLHILPAGKRPANASLLLNSDMMKMLVDQALLQYDYVIIDTAPLTVSNDAIVFGSWTSGIILVTARGLCRKKNLEEVADSLRTAKVPVLGFVFNFANPKKSHNEAYYYYYEDGAKRSAARRGRKH, via the coding sequence ATTACTTTCGCGGATATAGTTGTGATTATCCGTAAACATATCGCTACGGCAGCGATTTGTTTTGCGGTGATTGTCGGTGTTGCCGGTGCGTATGCTTTTCTCGCGGCACCTCAATATTCTGCAACGGCACAGGTGATTGCCACCTATAACGCTGCGCAGGATGGCGGTAATTCTGACGACATTACGCAGCAGAATACTGGCGGAACCTACGTATCCAATCAAATCAAATCATATCCGACGCTTGCCACTACCGAAACGGTGCTGAAGCCGGTTATCTCCCAGCTCGGTCTTGACGTTTCCGTAAAGGATTTGAGCAATCAGCTTACCGTGTCGAATCCTTCCAATACCGCGTTTGTGAATATCACTGCCACTGCCGGTGACGCCAAACAGTCGGCAACCATAGCTAATGCCGTCGCGGATTCCCTTCGTACTATCGTCGAGCATGACCTATATGCCAAAGGCGCTGCTGCGCCCATTAAATTGACAGTGGTCCAGCGTGCCGCCACGCCTCAGGAACCGAGTGCCCCGAATAAGAAGCTATGCATCGCGGCCGGCGTAGTCCTTGGTCTGATTGTCGGTATCATTGCCGCTCTGTTGAAGGACCTATTGCGCACCAAGGTCGAGGAAGCCTCCGACGTGCGGGGCATCGTCCATGCCTCCGCGCTCGGCTCCATACCGAAGAACGAGGCTTTGGAAGGCACGCGTCCTGTCATCATCACCGAACCCAATGGCTCGGTAACCGAGGAATACCGACGTATCCGTACGAACATCAAATTCCTGGAAGTCAACAAGACGCCCGGTTATGGCCAGCTTCTGGTCATCTCCTCCACGTCGCCCAGCGAAGGCAAAACCACCACGGCCGTCAATACTGCTGCCGTACTTGCCGAGAACGGCGCGAAGGTGCTGCTTATCGACGCCGATCTGCGCCACCCATCCGTGGCCCACCATCTGGGCATCGAGGGCAACGTCGGTTTGGCACATGTGCTGTCCGGGCAGATGGCGCCGGTCGATGTGGTGCAGAATTACTGGAAGCCCAACCTGCATATCCTCCCGGCGGGCAAACGCCCGGCCAATGCCAGCCTGCTGCTGAATTCCGACATGATGAAAATGCTGGTCGACCAGGCGCTGCTGCAATACGATTACGTGATCATCGATACCGCGCCGCTCACCGTTTCCAACGATGCCATCGTATTCGGCAGTTGGACCAGCGGTATTATTCTCGTTACCGCCCGAGGCTTGTGCCGAAAGAAGAATCTTGAGGAGGTCGCGGATTCGCTGCGTACCGCCAAGGTGCCGGTGCTGGGCTTCGTGTTCAACTTCGCCAATCCGAAGAAAAGCCACAATGAGGCCTATTATTACTACTATGAGGATGGGGCGAAGCGCAGTGCTGCAAGGCGAGGCAGAAAACACTGA
- a CDS encoding AMP-dependent synthetase/ligase — MLSEYTTPGASIELDDDQIIYSLLTRRIERTGTDTVIASKKLGPGRWQDITAGEFHASVVSAAKGLIALGIAKGDAVTLFSSTRLEWGILDFALAAVGAVSVPIYDTDSASQAQRIMNDSAVKLAIADNRERYDRLDSVKDNCPSLRQILMIDGNALGALEGLGVAVSDEELGERTASVHVDDLATIVYTSGSTGLPKGVELTHRNFVSITISASQALHEIVLDDHPRLLLFLPLAHCFARFIQYASIASDDGVVGYLPDTKSLLPDLRSFGPTYLLGVPRVFEKVYNAASHKAGMGFKGRLFLKAAEAARTWSRKEQAGESHTIGEIAEHAKYEALVYRTVRSALGPNIRYVACGGAPLSLDLAHFYTGIGLPMIQGYGMTETAAPFAATRVNDNVIGTVGQPAPGSSVRISEDGELQVKGPNVFRGYHNLPEKTAEVFTEDGWLRTGDLASIDDAGRISITGRKKDIIITAGGKNVSPIPLEEEISKCPIVEHAVVVGDQRPFIGALITLDPETLAQWLPKHDLSADTPLDRLALNAAVHDEIQHYVDAANSTVSRAESVRKFVVLDTQLTQENKCLTPSLKVVRPAVNRVFAEVIDRDLYGGKR; from the coding sequence GAAAAAGCTCGGCCCCGGGCGCTGGCAGGACATCACCGCCGGCGAATTCCATGCATCCGTCGTCTCCGCCGCGAAGGGCCTGATCGCGCTGGGCATCGCCAAAGGCGATGCGGTGACGCTATTCTCCTCCACCCGTCTTGAATGGGGCATTCTCGACTTCGCGCTGGCTGCGGTGGGCGCGGTGAGCGTACCGATCTACGACACCGATTCCGCTTCCCAGGCGCAGCGCATCATGAACGATTCCGCGGTCAAACTTGCCATCGCCGACAACCGCGAACGTTATGACCGTCTCGATTCCGTCAAAGACAACTGCCCGAGTCTGCGTCAGATCCTCATGATCGACGGCAACGCGCTGGGCGCGCTGGAAGGGCTCGGCGTGGCGGTGTCCGACGAGGAACTGGGCGAACGCACCGCCTCCGTGCATGTCGACGATCTGGCGACCATCGTGTACACCTCCGGCTCCACCGGCCTGCCAAAAGGCGTTGAGCTCACGCACCGCAACTTCGTGAGCATCACGATCTCCGCCAGCCAGGCGCTGCACGAGATAGTCCTCGACGATCATCCACGTCTGCTGCTGTTCCTGCCGTTGGCGCACTGTTTCGCCCGGTTCATCCAGTACGCTTCCATCGCCTCCGATGACGGTGTGGTCGGCTACCTGCCGGACACGAAGTCGCTGCTGCCCGATCTGCGCAGCTTCGGCCCGACCTACCTGCTGGGCGTTCCACGCGTGTTCGAAAAGGTATATAACGCCGCCTCGCATAAGGCCGGCATGGGCTTCAAGGGGCGCCTGTTCCTGAAAGCCGCCGAGGCTGCACGCACGTGGAGCCGCAAGGAGCAGGCCGGCGAATCGCACACCATTGGCGAGATCGCCGAACATGCCAAGTACGAGGCGCTCGTATACCGCACCGTGCGTAGTGCACTGGGCCCGAACATCCGCTATGTGGCTTGCGGCGGCGCGCCTCTCTCCCTCGACTTGGCGCACTTCTACACCGGCATCGGCCTGCCGATGATCCAAGGCTACGGCATGACGGAAACCGCGGCGCCGTTCGCAGCAACCCGTGTCAACGACAATGTGATTGGCACAGTCGGCCAGCCTGCCCCCGGCTCATCCGTACGTATCAGCGAGGACGGCGAGCTGCAGGTCAAGGGGCCGAACGTGTTCCGCGGCTACCATAATCTGCCGGAGAAGACCGCCGAAGTGTTCACCGAGGACGGCTGGCTGCGCACCGGCGATCTGGCAAGCATCGACGACGCCGGCCGCATCAGCATCACCGGGCGTAAGAAAGACATCATCATCACCGCAGGCGGCAAGAACGTCTCCCCCATCCCGTTGGAGGAGGAAATCAGCAAATGCCCGATCGTGGAGCATGCCGTGGTAGTCGGCGACCAGCGGCCGTTCATCGGCGCATTGATCACGCTCGACCCGGAGACGTTGGCGCAGTGGCTGCCGAAGCATGATCTTTCCGCCGACACCCCGCTGGATCGCCTGGCATTGAACGCCGCGGTGCATGATGAAATCCAGCACTACGTGGATGCGGCGAATAGCACAGTCTCCCGCGCGGAATCGGTGCGCAAGTTCGTGGTGCTTGACACCCAGCTCACGCAGGAGAACAAGTGCCTGACACCGAGTCTGAAGGTCGTGCGCCCAGCGGTGAACCGTGTGTTCGCCGAAGTGATCGACCGCGATCTGTACGGCGGCAAGCGCTGA